One genomic region from Rattus norvegicus strain BN/NHsdMcwi chromosome 10, GRCr8, whole genome shotgun sequence encodes:
- the Myh8 gene encoding myosin-8 (gene_id=rCG34493.1 transcript_id=rCT34493.1 protein_id=rCP44498.1) — protein MSTGSDAEMAIFGEAAPYLRKSEKERIEAQNKPFDAKTSVFVAEPKESYVKSVIQSKEGGKVTVKTESGATLTVKEDQVFPMNPPKYDKIEDMAMMTHLHEPGVLYNLKERYAAWMIYTYSGLFCVTVNPYKWLPVYNPEVVAAYRGKKRQEAPPHIFSISDNAYQFMLTDRENQSILITGESGAGKTVNTKRVIQYFATIAVTGEKKKEESGKMQGTLEDQIISANPLLEAFGNAKTVRNDNSSRFGKFIRIHFGTTGKLASADIETYLLEKSRVTFQLKAERSYHIFYQITSNKKPELIEMLLITTNPYDYAFVSQGEITVPSIDDQEELMATDSAIDILGFSPEEKVSIYKLTGAVMHYGNMKFKQKQREEQAEPDGTEVADKAAYLQSLNSADLLKALCYPRVKVGNEYVTKGQTVQQVYNAVGALAKAVYEKMFLWMVTRINQQLDTKQPRQYFIGVLDIAGFEIFDFNSLEQLCINFTNEKLQQFFNHHMFVLEQEEYKKEGIEWTFIDFGMDLAACIELIEKPLGIFSILEEECMFPKATDTSFKNKLYDQHLGKSNNFQKPKPTKGKAEAHFSLIHYAGTVDYNITGWLDKNKDPLNDTVVGLYQKSAMKTLASLFSTYASAEADGGAKKGAKKKGSSFQTVSALFRENLNKLMTNLRSTHPHFVRCIIPNETKTPGAMEHELVLHQLRCNGVLEGIRICRKGFPSRILYGDFKQRYKVLNASAIPEGQFIDSKKASEKLLGSIDIDHTQYKFGHTKVFFKAGLLGLLEEMRDEKLAQIITRTQAVCRGYLMRVEYQKMLLRRESIFCIQYNIRAFMNVKHWPWMKLFFKIKPLLKSAETEKEMATMKEEFQKTKDELAKSEAKRKELEEKMVTLLKEKNDLQLQVQSEADSLADAEERCEQLIKNKIQLEAKIKEVTERAEDEEEINAELTAKKRKLEDECSELKKDIDDLELTLAKVEKEKHATENKVKNLTEEMAGLDETIAKLTKEKKALQEAHQQTLDDLQAEEDKVNTLTKAKTKLEQQVDDLEGSLEQEKKLRMDLERAKRKLEGDLKLAQESTMDIENDKQQLDEKLKKKEFEISNLISKIEDEQAVEIQLQKKIKELQARIEELEEEIEAERASRAKAEKQRSDLSRELEEISERLEEAGGATSAQVELNKKRETEFQKLRRDLEEATLQHEATSAALRKKHADSMAELGEQIDNLQRVKQKLEKEKSELKMEIDDLSSNAEAIAKAKGNLEKMCRTLEDQVSELKSKEEEQQRLINELTAQRARLQTEAGEYSRQLDEKDALVSQLSRSKQASTQQIEELKRQLEEETKAKNALAHALQSSRHDCDLLREQYEEEQEGKAELQRALSKANSEVAQWRTKYETDAIQRTEELEEAKKKLAQRLQAAEEHVEAVNAKCASLEKTKQRLQNEVEDLMLDVERTNAACAALDKKQRNFDKVLSEWRQKYEETQAELESCQKESRTLSTELFKVKNAYEESLDQLETLRRENKNLQQEISDLTEQIAEGGKHIHELEKIKKQVEQEKCEIQAALEEAEASLEHEEGKILRIQLELNQVKSEIDRKIAEKDEEIDQLKRNHIRVVETMQSTLDAEIRSRNDALRVKKKMEGDLNEMEIQLNHANRLAAESLRNYRNTQGILKDTQLHLDDALRGQEDLKEQLAIVERRANLLQAEIEELRATLEQTERSRKIAEQELLDASERVQLLHTQNTSLINTKKKLENDVSQLQSEVEEVIQESRNAEEKAKKAITDAAMMAEELKKEQDTSAHLERMKKNLEQTVKDLQHRLDEAEQLALKGGKKQIQKLEARVRELEGEVENEQKRNAEAVKGLRKHERRVKELTYQTEEDRKNVLRLQDLVDKLQAKVKSYKRQAEEAEEQSNVNLAKFRKLQHELEEAEERADIAESQVNKLRVKSREVHTKISAE, from the exons ATGAGTACGGGTTCGGACGCGGAGATGGCTATTTTTGGCGAAGCTGCTCCTTACCTCCGAAAATCGGAGAAGGAGCGGATTGAGGCCCAAAACAAGCCCTTTGATGCCAAAACATCTGTCTTTGTGGCGGAGCCCAAGGAGTCCTATGTGAAGAGCGTCATACAAagcaaggaaggagggaaagtgACCGTTAAGACGGAAAGTGGAGCA ACTCTCACCGTCAAGGAAGACCAAGTCTTCCCCATGAACCCTCCCAAATATGACAAGATCGAGGACATGGCCATGATGACCCACCTTCATGAGCCCGGGGTGCTGTATAACCTCAAAGAGCGTTACGCAGCCTGGATGATCTAC ACCTACTCAGGTCTTTTCTGTGTCACCGTCAACCCCTACAAGTGGCTGCCGGTGTACAACCCTGAAGTGGTGGCGGCTTACAGAGGCAAAAAGCGCCAGGAGGCCCCGCCCCACATCTTCTCCATCTCTGACAACGCCTACCAGTTCATGTTGACGG ATCGTGAGAACCAGTCCATCCTGATCAC CGGAGAATCTGGGGCCGGGAAGACTGTGAACACCAAGCGTGTCATCCAGTACTTTGCAACAATTGCAGTCACtggggagaagaagaaagaggagtctGGCAAAATGCAG GGGACCCTGGAGGATCAAATCATCAGTGCCAATCCCTTGCTGGAGGCCTTTGGGAATGCCAAGACTGTGAGAAATGACAACTCCTCTCGCTTT GGCAAGTTCATCAGAATCCACTTCGGTACCACAGGGAAACTGGCATCTGCTGATATCGAAACAT ATCTTCTAGAGAAGTCTAGAGTCACTTTCCAGCTAAAGGCTGAGAGAAGTTACCACATTTTTTATCAGATTACCTCCAATAAGAAGCCAGAGCTAATTG AAATGCTCCTGATCACCACCAACCCATACGACTACGCCTTTGTCAGTCAGGGGGAGATCACAGTGCCCAGCATTGATGATCAAGAAGAGTTGATGGCCACAGAC AGTGCCATTGATATCCTGGGCTTCTCACCTGAAGAGAAAGTATCCATCTATAAGCTCACGGGAGCTGTGATGCATTATGGGAACATGAAGTTCAAGCAAAAGCAGCGTGAGGAGCAGGCTGAGCCGGATGGCACTGAAG TGGCTGACAAGGCTGCCTACCTCCAGTCTCTGAACTCTGCTGACCTGCTCAAAGCCCTCTGCTACCCCAGGGTCAAGGTTGGCAATGAGTACGTCACCAAAGGCCAGACGGTGCAACAG GTGTATAATGCAGTGGGCGCCCTGGCTAAAGCTGTCTATGAGAAGATGTTCCTGTGGATGGTCACCCGCATCAACCAGCAGCTGGACACCAAGCAGCCCAGGCAGTACTTCATCGGGGTCTTGGACATCGCTGGCTTTGAGATCTTTGAC TTCAACAGCCTGGAGCAGCTGTGCATCAACTTCACCAACGAGAAACTGCAACAGTTTTTCAACCACCACATGTTCGTGCTGGAGCAGGAGGAGTACAAGAAGGAAGGCATCGAGTGGACCTTCATCGACTTCGGGATGGACCTGGCGGCCTGCATCGAGCTCATCGAGAAG CCACTGGGTATCTTCTCCATCCTGGAAGAGGAGTGCATGTTCCCCAAGGCGACAGACACCTCCTTCAAGAACAAGCTGTATGACCAGCACCTGGGAAAATCCAACAACTTCCAGAAGCCCAAGCCTACCAAAGGCAAGGCGGAGGCCCACTTCTCCCTCATTCACTATGCGGGCACCGTGGACTACAACATCACTGGTTGGCTGGACAAGAACAAGGACCCTTTGAATGACACCGTGGTGGGGCTGTACCAGAAGTCAGCAATGAAAACTCTGGCCAGCCTCTTTTCCACATACGCCAGTGCTGAAGCAG ATGGTGGTGCAAAGAAAGGAGCTAAGAAGAAGGGCTCTTCTTTCCAAACCGTGTCAGCCCTTTTCAGG GAAAACTTAAATAAACTGATGACCAACCTAAGAAGTACACACCCTCACTTTGTACGGTGTATCATTCCCAACGAAACGAAAACTCCCG GTGCCATGGAGCACGAACTGGTCCTGCACCAGCTGAGGTGTAACGGGGTGCTGGAAGGCATCCGCATCTGCAGGAAGGGGTTCCCCAGCAGGATTCTGTATGGGGACTTTAAGCAGAG aTACAAGGTGTTAAATGCAAGTGCTATTCCAGAGGGACAGTTCATCGACAGCAAGAAGGCCTCTGAGAAGCTTCTGGGCTCTATTGATATTGATCACACTCAGTATAAATTTGGACACACCAAG GTTTTCTTCAAAGCTGGTCTCCTGGGTCTCCTGGAAGAAATGAGAGATGAAAAGCTGGCCCAGATTATAACAAGAACACAGGCGGTCTGTAGGGGATACCTAATGAGAGTCGAGTACCAGAAAATGCTGCTGAGAAG GGAGTCCATCTTCTGCATCCAGTACAACATCCGCGCCTTCATGAACGTCAAGCACTGGCCCTGGATGAAACTCTTCTTCAAGATCAAGCCCCTGCTGAAGAGCGCTGAGACCGAGAAGGAGATGGCCACCATGAAGGAGGAGTTCCAGAAAACCAAGGACGAGCTCGCCAAGTCGGAGGCAAAGaggaaggagctggaggagaaAATGGTCACGCTTCTCAAAGAGAAGAACGACCTGCAGCTCCAGGTTCAATCT GAAGCAGACAGCTTGGCTGATGCTGAGGAAAGGTGTGAACaattgattaaaaacaaaatccagcTGGAGGCCAAAATCAAAGAGGTGACTGAGAGAgcggaggatgaggaggagatcAATGCCGAGCTCACAGCCaagaagaggaagctggaggacgaGTGCTCAGAGCTGAAGAAGGACATCGATGACCTTGAGCTGACACTGGCCAAGGTTGAGAAGGAGAAGCACGCCACGGAGAACAAG GTGAAAAACCTCACAGAGGAGATGGCGGGCCTGGACGAAACCATCGCCAAGCTGACCAAGGAGAAGAAGGCCTTGCAGGAGGCCCACCAGCAGACCCTGGATGACCTGCAGGCAGAGGAGGACAAAGTCAACACCCTGACCAAAGCCAAAACCAAGCTCGAACAGCAAGTGGATGAT CTTGAAGGATCGCTAGAGCAAGAAAAGAAGCTGAGGATGGATCTGGAAAGagccaagaggaaactggaggGGGACCTGAAACTGGCCCAAGAGTCCACAATGGACATAGAAAATGACAAACAGCAGCTGGATGAGAAACTCAAAAA GAAGGAGTTTGAAATCAGCAATCTAATAAGCAAAATTGAAGATGAACAAGCTGTGGAAATCCAGTTGCAGAAGAAGATCAAAGAGCTGCAG GCCCGCAtcgaggagctggaggaggaaatCGAGGCAGAGCGGGCCTCCAGGGCCAAAGCAGAGAAGCAGCGCTCTGACCTCTCCCGGGAACTGGAGGAGATCAGCGAGAGGCTGGAAGAAGCCGGCGGGGCCACATCTGCTCAGGTGGAGTTGAATAAGAAGCGGGAAACGGAGTTCCAGAAGCTTCGCAGGGACCTGGAGGAGGCCACCCTGCAGCATGAAGCCACATCAGCCGCTCTTCGGAAGAAGCACGCGGACAGTATGGCGGAGCTCGGGGAGCAGATCGACAACCTGCAGCGGGTGAAGCAGAagctggagaaggagaagagCGAGCTGAAGATGGAGATCGACGACCTTAGCAGTAATGCAGAGGCCATCGCCAAAGCCAAG GGAAACCTTGAGAAGATGTGCCGCACTCTGGAGGACCAGGTGAGCGAGCTGAAGagcaaggaggaggagcagcagcggCTCATCAATGAGCTGACTGCACAGAGAGCACGCCTGCAGACAGAAGCAG GAGAGTATTCCCGACAGCTGGATGAGAAAGATGCTTTAGTCTCTCAGTTGTCAAGGAGCAAACAGGCATCCACCCAGCAGATTGAGGAGCTGAAGCGACAGCTCGAGGAAGAAACCAAG GCCAAGAACGCGCTGGCCCACGCCCTGCAGTCCTCCCGCCACGACTGTGACCTGCTTCGGGAACAGTacgaggaggagcaggaaggcaaAGCCGAGCTGCAGAGGGCGCTGTCCAAGGCCAACAGCGAGGTGGCCCAGTGGAGGACCAAATATGAGACGGATGCCATCCAGCGCacggaggagctggaggaggccaA GAAGAAGCTGGCTCAGCGTCTGCAGGCGGCTGAGGAGCACGTAGAAGCTGTGAACGCCAAGTGTGCTTCCCTGGAGAAGACAAAGCAGCGGCTGCAGAATGAGGTGGAGGACCTCATGCTGGACGTAGAGAGGACCAACGCCGCGTGTGCTGCCCTGGACAAGAAGCAGAGAAACTTCGACAAG GTTCTATCGGAATGGAGACAGAAGTATGAGGAAACTCAGGCTGAGCTTGAGTCCTGCCAGAAGGAGTCCCGTACTCTCAGCACAGAGCTGTTCAAGGTGAAGAACGCCTATGAGGAGTCTCTGGATCAACTGGAGACGCTAAGGAGAGAGAACAAGAATCTACAGC AGGAGATTTCTGACCTGACCGAGCAGATTGCAGAGGGAGGGAAGCATATCCACGAGCTggagaaaataaagaagcaaGTGGAACAAGAGAAGTGTGAGATCCAGGCTGCTTTAGAGGAAGCAGAG GCATCTCTGGAGCACGAGGAGGGAAAGATCCTGCGCATCCAGCTGGAGCTGAACCAAGTCAAGTCTGAGATCGACAGGAAGATTGCTGAGAAGGATGAGGAGATCGACCAGCTGAAGAGAAACCACATTCGAGTCGTGGAGACGATGCAGAGCACGCTGGACGCCGAGATCAGGAGCAGGAACGACGCTCTGAGAGTCAAGAAGAAGATGGAGGGCGACCTCAATGAGATGGAAATCCAGCTGAACCACGCCAACCGCTTGGCTGCCGAGAGCTTGAGGAACTACAGGAACACCCAAGGCATCCTCAAG GACACCCAGTTGCACCTGGATGACGCTCTCCGGGGCCAGGAGGACCTGAAGGAGCAGTTGGCGATCGTGGAGCGCAGAGCCAACCTGCTGCAGGCTGAGATCGAGGAGCTGCGGGCCACTCTGGAGCAGACGGAGAGGAGCAGGAAGATTGCAGAGCAGGAGCTGCTGGACGCCAGTGAGCGCGTGCAGCTCCTCCACACCCAG AACACGAGCCTCATCAACACCAAAAAGAAGTTGGAAAATGATGTTTCACAGCTGCAGAGTGAAGTGGAGGAAGTAATTCAAGAGTCACGCAATGCAGAAGAGAAGGCCAAGAAAGCCATTACTGAC GCCGCCATGATGGCGGAGGAGCTGAAGAAGGAGCAGGACACCAGCGCCCACCTGGAGCGGATGAAGAAGAACCTGGAGCAGACGGTGAAGGACCTGCAGCACCGTCTGGACGAGGCTGAGCAGCTGGCGCTGAAGGGCGGCAAGAAGCAGATCCAGAAACTGGAGGCCAGG GTACGTGAACTTGAAGGAGAGGTTGAGAATGAACAGAAACGTAATGCTGAGGCCGTTAAAGGGTTAAGGAAGCACGAAAGAAGAGTAAAGGAACTTACCTACCAG aCCGAGGAGGACCGCAAGAACGTGCTGAGGCTGCAGGACCTGGTGGATAAATTACAGGCGAAGGTGAAATCTTACAAGAGACAAGCAGAGGAGGCT